The Gammaproteobacteria bacterium DNA window GGCCGGATATATGGAAGCAATCCTGTCACTGTTAAAGGTTCACAATGTCTTGCAAACTGGGAGGAGACCATATATGCGTACCACGCACCATTATTAAAAAGGTTTCCCCACCGCCAATAACACAACAGCAATCAGGATCAACACCGGGGCCTCATTAAACCAGCGGTAGTAGGTGTGACTGTGCTGGTTGTTATCATCGCGGAAGGCCTTGCGGAGGTAGCCACACATATGATGATAGATAAGCAGTAGTGTTACCAGTATCAGTTTTATCGGTAACCATAACGTCGTGTAGATGTAGGCCTCCCAGGCATAATCAACCAGTAACCAGATGCCAAAAATGAAGGTTAGTAGTGCCCCGATATTCATCATCACATAGAGCTTGAATTCCATGATTTTAAAGCGTT harbors:
- a CDS encoding CopD family protein — translated: MIWVKALHIISMVTWFAGLFYLPRLFVYHADCHDAAGNERFKIMEFKLYVMMNIGALLTFIFGIWLLVDYAWEAYIYTTLWLPIKLILVTLLLIYHHMCGYLRKAFRDDNNQHSHTYYRWFNEAPVLILIAVVLLAVGKPF